In Synergistaceae bacterium, one DNA window encodes the following:
- the dapD gene encoding 2,3,4,5-tetrahydropyridine-2,6-dicarboxylate N-acetyltransferase, with the protein MDAQEIIKFIADSKKVTPVKIYLRENENIDFSHTNAKIFGTGDKIIFGDWSELEPVIKANESKISDIVIENQARNSAIPLLDMKNIQARIEPGAIIRDNVSIGKNAVIMMGAIINIGAVIGDNTMIDMGAVLGGRATVGKNCHVGAGAVLAGVIEPASAKPVIIDDNVLIGANAVVIEGVHVGENAVIAAGAVVIEDVPANKVVAGCPAKIIKDKDSNTTLKTALEPSLRKI; encoded by the coding sequence CTCTAAAAAGGTTACTCCCGTTAAAATCTATTTGCGCGAGAATGAAAATATCGATTTCTCACACACTAACGCAAAAATTTTCGGGACTGGCGATAAAATTATTTTCGGGGACTGGTCAGAACTTGAGCCGGTCATTAAAGCAAATGAGTCAAAAATTTCTGATATTGTAATCGAGAATCAAGCAAGAAACAGCGCAATCCCATTATTAGACATGAAAAATATTCAGGCCCGCATAGAACCAGGCGCAATAATCCGCGATAATGTCTCAATCGGAAAAAACGCCGTCATCATGATGGGAGCAATTATCAACATCGGTGCAGTTATCGGCGACAACACAATGATTGATATGGGAGCTGTACTCGGAGGACGCGCAACAGTCGGGAAAAATTGCCACGTCGGAGCAGGTGCAGTACTCGCAGGCGTTATCGAACCGGCAAGCGCAAAACCCGTAATAATTGACGATAATGTTTTAATCGGTGCAAATGCTGTTGTAATCGAGGGCGTTCACGTCGGAGAAAATGCCGTTATTGCTGCCGGAGCTGTAGTAATTGAAGATGTACCCGCAAATAAAGTCGTCGCCGGTTGTCCTGCAAAAATAATAAAGGATAAAGACTCTAACACGACTCTCAAGACTGCATTAGAGCCTTCACTAAGGAAAATTTGA